A genomic region of Pseudorca crassidens isolate mPseCra1 chromosome 10, mPseCra1.hap1, whole genome shotgun sequence contains the following coding sequences:
- the FAM217A gene encoding LOW QUALITY PROTEIN: protein FAM217A (The sequence of the model RefSeq protein was modified relative to this genomic sequence to represent the inferred CDS: substituted 1 base at 1 genomic stop codon), with product MGTLHVGSVDSTGHTARPGGAGAESGSGSWPGVVRAGVGGEVGLKVGDRQGRSLGPGYGEGEGAGPGAGGSGDGLGAGQWVGSRSGVRGRGSGVGVAAPPAAFRLRAALCPLCRRAESEAVHAERPGPRGSSARGDAAVDEPVASGAERIVRKQRSGTGGRNGEDSGPRLRASVSRDNLSHWNLDTEVPVPENKNLPPGRDGATGDKMNKNQLEIPVEQLMLELTLSEHAPKRTQNSKQGIFQVRSYPLNKGSATENRDFKKSSVETGCNVTSNHIRLFAVNHSLTSASVDKPVGSYPALQTPLSHCWPYAAGDFFKDRNEPHINLCSTLGNNSGELLTAPNWNLKYGNSSVEENLTDESDLSENEKANDTLLSYFKKMDLNLKPETIENVEDSFTEEPSEVFPYPDFLPPPFNTLDLHKLAISKSENWKMTVEPLDSSLEHLVARLLDLERLQRMTIQRERPRLQTSFCAPLATERPSSSKAVPRMRQPRPSDSVGLQTTCVGKSHEERKTNSGSCKLEYNAPKWDCSRAGKYKWNPRPALKTSPTTKQVIAAYDDFKNPKVSILNPRGELSAEPAPAETARVLVKMLSSRCLPPKSPTPVSPVPLSFPENQREEVKAPPRTGKKLYRKDMVPNRPFCIQKLNCXSPSLIAKDKCSPIDQK from the exons ATGGGGACACTGCATGTTGGCAGCGTGGACAGCACTGGACACACAGCCCGGCCTGGTGGCGCGGGGGCGGAATCGGGATCAGGGTCGTGGCCCGGCGTAGTCAGGGCCGGGGTCGGGGGCGAGGTTGGGCTCAAGGTCGGGGACAGACAGGGCCGGAGTCTAGGACCCGGGTAcggcgagggggagggggcggggccaggggcgGGGGGGTCAGGGGACGGGCTAGGGGCGGGGCAGTGGGTGGGGTCGAGGTCGGGGGTCAGAGGTCGGGGATCAGGGGTCGGGGTCGCGGCCCCGCCGGCCGCGTTCCGGCTGCGTGCTGCCCTGTGTCCTCTCTGCAGGCGGGCCGAGTCGGAGGCTGTGCACGCGGAGCGGCCGGGGCCTCGGGGCAGCAGCGCCCGCGGAGACGCCGCCGTGGACGAGCCGGTGGCCAGCGGCGCCGAGCG GATTGTGAGGAAACAGAGAAGCGGGACGGGGGGAAGAAATGGTGAGGACAGCGGCCCCAGGCTGCGCGCGTCCGTCTCCCGAGAC AACTTATCTCACTGGAATTTGGATACAGAAGTACCCGTTCCTGAAAATAAAAACCTCCCACCTGGAAGGGATGGTGCCACAGGTG ACAAAATGAACAAG AACCAGTTGGAAATTCCAGTAGAGCAACTCATGCTGGAACTTACTTTGTCAGAGCATGCTCCCAAAAGAACACAG AATAGTAAACAAGGGATATTCCAGGTACGGAGTTATCCTCTCAACAAAGGAAGTGCTACGGAGAACAG gGATTTCAAAAAATCTTCAGTGGAAACTGGCTGTAATGTGACCAGTAATCACATAAGGCTCTTCGCTGTGAACCACTCACTAACAAGTGCTTCAGTGGACAAGCCAGTTGGCTCCTACCCTGCCCTGCAGACGCCATTAAGTCACTGCTGGCCTTATGCTGCTGGAGACTTTTTTAAGGACAGAAATGAGCCTCATATTAATTTATGCTCAACTCTAGGAAACAATAGTGGCGAACTTTTAACTGCGCCAAATTGGAATCTGAAGTATGGAAACAGCAGTGTGGAAGAAAATTTAACAGATGAAAGTGAtttatcagaaaatgaaaaagcaaacgaTACTTTACTcagctattttaaaaagatggaccTGAACCTAAAGCcagaaacaatagaaaatgtaGAAGACTCTTTCACAGAAGAACCAAGTGAAGTATTTCCATATCCTGATTTTCTTCCCCCTCCTTTCAATACCCTGGACTTGCACAAATTAGCCATCTCAAAATCTGAAAATTGGAAAATGACAGTGGAGCCTCTAGACAGCTCTCTGGAACATTTGGTAGCTCGTTTACTGGACTTAGAGAGATTGCAGCGCATGACTATTCAAAGAGAACGGCCGAGACTGCAGACTTCCTTCTGTGCTCCCTTAGCCACCGAACGACCCTCTTCCTCCAAAGCTGTACCCAGAATGAGACAGCCCAGACCTTCCGACTCTGTGGGTCTTCAGACAACTTGTGTAGGGAAAAGTCACGAGGAGAGGAAAACCAATTCTGGTTCTTGCAAGCTTGAATACAATGCTCCCAAGTGGGATTGCAGCCGTGCTGGGAAGTACAAGTGGAACCCTAGACCAGCTCTGAAAACCTCACCCACCACAAAACAGGTGATTGCAGCTTACGACGACTTTAAGAACCCCAAGGTCTCCATTTTAAACCCACGCGGAGAACTGTCAGCCGAGCCTGCTCCTGCCGAGACAGCCCGGGTGCTGGTTAAAATGCTCTCAAGCAGATGTCTGCCACCAAAGTCTCCTACACCAGTCTCACCTGTACCTCTGTCTTTCCCTGAAAATCAGAGGGAAGAAGTTAAGGCACCACCAAGGACCGGAAAGAAACTTTACCGAAAAGACATGGTACCGAACAGACCATTCTGTATTCAGAAGCTAAACTGTTAATCACCTTCGTTGATAGCTAAGGATAAGTGCTCACCCATCGAccaaaaataa